One window from the genome of Phycisphaerae bacterium encodes:
- a CDS encoding Gfo/Idh/MocA family oxidoreductase, whose product MTADRSESSFSNRTTRRTFIRNAGTVAAAWTIGTGSTAQPARGRVLGANDRINFAMIGCGGEGNALLSMVKILKDQGVNVEIVAVCDIYRPRLDKTAERYKAKAYSNHKELLADSSIDVVGIATPDHIHGYQIIDAIRAGKDIYCEKPITHWRQFELTKRLFHEVSKSDRVFQLGSQYMSDSAWSQARRMIKEGQIGQPVHAEVGFFRVGDWGERGMPIDDPDAEPGPDLDWEAFLGDSPKREFDVSRFFRWRMYWDYAGGPATDLYPHCLSQVIYMLGVKMPSLVVGTGGKLRYEEREVPDTCNILAEYPERISVSMVGTQANDYPGARPRPPASSPIIRGWEATLTFENEEIVLTPVQGTKKEGKRVRIERPFDHVRHVKNLLDCCRTREKPEYPVDLAYYTQTPIQMGILSLREGKVARFDSTVEKIVL is encoded by the coding sequence ATGACCGCAGACCGGTCCGAATCGTCATTCTCGAATCGCACAACTCGTCGCACCTTCATTCGCAACGCCGGGACGGTCGCGGCCGCATGGACCATCGGCACCGGCTCGACCGCCCAGCCGGCACGAGGCCGCGTGCTGGGGGCCAACGATCGAATCAACTTCGCCATGATCGGCTGCGGCGGCGAGGGCAACGCCCTGCTGTCGATGGTCAAGATCCTGAAGGACCAGGGCGTCAACGTCGAGATTGTGGCCGTGTGCGACATCTATCGGCCGCGACTCGATAAGACCGCCGAGCGTTACAAGGCCAAGGCGTACTCGAATCATAAGGAACTGCTCGCAGACTCATCCATCGATGTCGTCGGCATCGCCACGCCTGACCACATTCACGGCTATCAGATCATTGACGCCATCCGGGCCGGCAAGGACATCTACTGCGAGAAACCCATCACCCACTGGCGGCAATTCGAGCTGACCAAGCGGTTGTTCCACGAGGTCAGCAAGTCCGACCGTGTTTTTCAGCTCGGCTCGCAGTACATGTCCGATTCGGCCTGGTCGCAGGCCCGCCGGATGATCAAGGAAGGACAGATCGGTCAGCCGGTCCATGCCGAGGTAGGATTCTTCCGCGTGGGTGACTGGGGCGAGCGGGGAATGCCCATCGACGACCCCGACGCCGAACCCGGCCCGGACCTGGACTGGGAGGCGTTCCTGGGCGACTCGCCGAAGCGAGAGTTTGACGTCAGCCGCTTTTTCCGCTGGCGGATGTATTGGGACTACGCGGGAGGACCGGCCACCGACCTCTATCCGCACTGCCTCAGCCAGGTGATTTACATGCTTGGTGTAAAGATGCCCAGCCTGGTGGTCGGCACGGGCGGCAAGCTGCGGTATGAGGAACGCGAGGTACCCGACACCTGCAACATTCTGGCCGAGTATCCGGAGAGGATCTCCGTATCAATGGTCGGCACGCAAGCCAATGACTACCCCGGAGCCAGGCCCCGCCCACCAGCATCCAGCCCGATCATCCGCGGCTGGGAGGCCACGCTGACCTTTGAAAACGAGGAAATCGTGCTGACCCCCGTCCAGGGCACCAAGAAGGAGGGCAAGCGGGTCAGAATCGAACGGCCGTTTGACCACGTGCGGCACGTCAAGAACCTGCTCGACTGCTGCCGGACGCGCGAAAAGCCCGAATACCCCGTGGATCTCGCCTACTACACGCAAACGCCGATACAGATGGGCATTCTTTCGCTGCGCGAGGGCAAGGTGGCAAGATTCGACTCCACGGTGGAGAAGATCGTCCTTTAG